Proteins co-encoded in one Kribbella solani genomic window:
- a CDS encoding ABC transporter permease yields MLKLAVRSVLAHRLRFLLCTVAVTLGIAFASGAMVFTDTLSTALKKNFAVSTADLTVTPVAPIDAGTDRPATFQSTLADTISAVPGVAVATPQLLVGGVQVLTPDGKPVDANNGTGFGASWPRDARTAPFKLITGTPPSGGRQLAMDEATVNRAGYHLGDQVRVVTPTESVTATLAAIITPAASDAAAGAPMVSFDGATAQRLLLGTTGWTSISIALKPGADADTVRTAVSTALGDSVKVRTAKQVTADGERELDSTFGGVSGVLVVFAGIALFVGAFLIVNTFSMVVAQRSRELAMLRAIGASRGQVTGTVLAESVTIGVAGSTLGLLIGIGVAVISQLVYESLDLPIPSASLQVTPATVIASYLLGVGITVAAAIPAARRAGKLPPIAAMRDDVTVPERSILVRVLIGAFMLLMALVMYAIGLNAGGLPGAILIVFGGTMVILSVVLLGPLISRYVVRALMSPFGRKAPVTLGRRNAERNPRRTSATASALMISVSLISGLLVLAASVKASIDQSISDDLGNSEIVVESGGSLSFSPQVADRAAKVDGVRSVHQVRRLDGQVGTATVQVTGVSDGTLDGPITVKYDSGSAAVLAKGQAVLPRNLAKTLDVTVGKSIELATATGKHKLTVGAILAPNRQLNGVVLSIPAYESVGGTATDRTLYVDVAEGKQVGQVRAGILDQVSKDYPSIQVRDQHAYAATARAPVNGVLAGIGFLLAMAILIALLGIVNTLALGVVERTREIGLLRAIGMDRPQLRRMLRVESIAITLLGTVLGLLLGVGIAASVQSAMVDNGLGVRDIPVLQLVIAAVVAGCFGVLAAVWPSRRAARLDVLRAIASE; encoded by the coding sequence ATGCTCAAGCTCGCTGTCCGGTCGGTCCTCGCGCACCGGCTCCGGTTCCTGCTGTGTACGGTCGCGGTCACCCTCGGCATCGCGTTCGCGAGCGGCGCGATGGTTTTCACCGACACCTTGTCCACCGCGCTGAAGAAGAACTTCGCGGTCAGTACGGCCGATCTCACCGTCACCCCGGTCGCCCCGATCGACGCCGGTACGGACCGTCCGGCGACCTTCCAGTCCACGCTCGCCGACACGATCAGTGCCGTACCCGGCGTCGCGGTCGCCACGCCGCAGCTCCTGGTCGGCGGCGTCCAGGTCCTCACCCCGGACGGCAAGCCGGTCGACGCGAACAACGGGACGGGCTTCGGCGCGTCCTGGCCGCGCGACGCCCGGACCGCGCCGTTCAAGCTGATCACCGGCACGCCGCCGTCGGGCGGACGTCAACTGGCCATGGACGAGGCGACGGTCAACCGGGCCGGCTACCACCTCGGCGACCAGGTCCGCGTCGTCACGCCGACCGAATCCGTCACCGCGACCCTGGCCGCGATCATCACGCCCGCGGCCTCCGATGCCGCGGCAGGTGCGCCGATGGTCAGCTTCGACGGCGCCACCGCGCAGCGGCTGCTGCTCGGTACGACCGGCTGGACGTCGATCTCGATCGCGCTCAAACCAGGCGCCGATGCGGACACCGTGCGTACGGCGGTCTCGACGGCACTCGGCGATTCGGTCAAGGTCCGTACCGCCAAACAGGTCACCGCCGACGGTGAGCGCGAGCTCGACAGCACCTTCGGCGGGGTCAGCGGCGTCCTGGTCGTGTTCGCCGGGATCGCGTTGTTCGTCGGCGCGTTCCTGATCGTGAACACGTTCTCGATGGTCGTCGCGCAGCGGTCCCGCGAGCTCGCGATGCTGCGCGCGATCGGTGCGTCCCGCGGTCAGGTCACCGGCACTGTTCTCGCCGAGAGCGTCACGATCGGTGTCGCCGGGTCGACACTCGGGCTGCTGATCGGCATCGGCGTCGCGGTCATCAGCCAGCTCGTGTACGAGTCGCTCGACCTGCCGATCCCGTCCGCGTCACTCCAGGTCACCCCGGCAACGGTCATCGCCTCGTACCTGCTCGGCGTCGGGATCACCGTCGCCGCCGCCATCCCGGCCGCGCGCCGGGCCGGCAAGCTGCCGCCGATCGCCGCGATGCGCGACGACGTGACCGTCCCGGAGCGGTCGATCCTGGTCCGGGTCCTGATCGGCGCGTTCATGCTGCTGATGGCACTGGTGATGTACGCGATCGGCCTGAACGCGGGCGGCCTGCCCGGCGCCATCCTGATCGTCTTCGGCGGCACCATGGTGATTTTGAGCGTGGTTCTGCTCGGCCCGTTGATCAGCCGGTACGTCGTCCGCGCGCTGATGTCGCCGTTCGGCCGGAAGGCCCCGGTTACCCTCGGCCGCCGGAACGCCGAGCGCAACCCGCGGCGTACGTCCGCGACCGCGTCCGCCCTGATGATCTCGGTCTCGCTGATCAGCGGCCTGCTGGTGCTCGCCGCGTCGGTGAAGGCATCGATCGACCAGTCCATCTCGGACGACCTCGGCAACTCCGAGATCGTCGTCGAGTCCGGCGGATCGCTGAGCTTCAGCCCGCAGGTCGCCGACCGGGCCGCGAAGGTCGACGGCGTACGGTCCGTGCACCAGGTCCGCCGGCTCGACGGTCAGGTCGGCACCGCCACCGTCCAGGTCACCGGCGTCAGCGACGGCACGCTCGACGGGCCGATCACGGTCAAGTACGACAGCGGTTCCGCGGCCGTGCTGGCCAAGGGCCAGGCCGTGCTCCCCCGCAACCTGGCGAAAACGCTGGACGTGACGGTCGGCAAGAGCATCGAACTGGCGACCGCGACCGGCAAGCACAAGCTCACGGTCGGCGCGATCCTGGCCCCGAACCGGCAGCTGAACGGCGTCGTGCTGTCCATCCCGGCATACGAGTCCGTCGGCGGCACCGCGACCGACCGGACCCTCTACGTAGATGTTGCCGAAGGCAAGCAGGTGGGCCAGGTACGGGCCGGGATCCTGGATCAGGTCAGCAAGGACTACCCGTCGATCCAGGTGCGCGACCAGCACGCGTACGCCGCGACTGCCCGCGCGCCGGTGAACGGTGTGCTGGCCGGAATCGGGTTCCTGCTGGCGATGGCGATCCTGATCGCGCTGCTCGGCATCGTGAACACGCTCGCGCTCGGCGTGGTCGAGCGGACCCGGGAGATCGGGCTGCTGCGCGCGATCGGGATGGACCGGCCGCAGCTGCGCCGGATGCTGCGGGTCGAGTCGATCGCGATCACCCTGCTCGGCACGGTGCTCGGGCTGCTGCTCGGCGTCGGGATCGCCGCGTCGGTGCAGTCCGCGATGGTGGACAACGGGCTCGGCGTACGCGACATCCCGGTCCTCCAACTGGTGATCGCGGCCGTGGTCGCCGGGTGCTTCGGCGTACTGGCCGCCGTCTGGCCGTCCCGCCGCGCGGCCCGACTCGACGTGCTCCGGGCGATCGCGTCCGAGTGA
- a CDS encoding ABC transporter ATP-binding protein, translating to MTVDATGAAGTLGEVAVRAAGVWKVYGGGQTRVEALADVSADFGKGRFTAIMGPSGSGKSTLLHCLAGLDKPSDGQVFLGDVDLTKLPEKQLTHLRRDRIGFVFQAFNLVPTLTALENITLPLDLAGRKPDQDWLTTVIDTIGLTDRLSHKPAELSGGQQQRVACARALVSRPDVVFADEPTGNLDSRSSADVLAFLHRSVRDFHQTVVMVTHDPAAAAYADRVLFLADGTLESELVDPTAESVLDTMKQLEAAGAEHLAG from the coding sequence ATGACAGTGGACGCAACGGGCGCGGCAGGCACGCTGGGTGAGGTTGCGGTGCGCGCCGCCGGCGTGTGGAAGGTGTACGGCGGCGGGCAGACCCGGGTGGAAGCGCTGGCCGACGTGAGCGCGGACTTCGGCAAGGGCCGGTTCACCGCGATCATGGGCCCGTCGGGCTCCGGGAAGTCCACGTTGCTGCACTGTCTCGCCGGCCTGGACAAGCCGTCGGACGGGCAGGTGTTCCTTGGTGACGTTGACCTGACCAAGCTGCCCGAGAAGCAGCTCACCCACCTGCGCCGCGACCGGATCGGCTTCGTCTTCCAGGCGTTCAACCTGGTCCCGACGCTGACCGCGCTGGAGAACATCACGCTGCCGCTCGACCTGGCCGGCCGCAAACCGGATCAGGACTGGCTCACCACGGTGATCGACACGATCGGTCTGACCGACCGGCTGAGCCACAAACCGGCTGAGCTGTCCGGCGGTCAGCAGCAGCGGGTCGCCTGTGCCCGCGCGCTGGTCTCCCGGCCGGACGTGGTGTTCGCCGACGAGCCGACCGGCAACCTCGACTCGCGGTCGTCGGCCGACGTGCTGGCGTTCCTGCACCGATCCGTACGGGATTTCCATCAGACGGTCGTGATGGTCACCCACGATCCGGCCGCCGCCGCGTACGCCGATCGGGTGCTCTTCCTGGCCGACGGCACCTTGGAGTCCGAGCTGGTGGACCCGACCGCCGAGTCGGTGCTCGACACGATGAAGCAGCTCGAAGCGGCCGGCGCCGAACACCTGGCCGGCTGA
- a CDS encoding RecB family exonuclease — MSVAPAADPHQHPRGALSPSRAADFMSCPLKYRFRVVDRLPEKPSPAAVRGTVVHAVLERLFDLPRGQRTLEQAAEMLEPQWQRVIEEEPEIAELFADDASGDELAKWLAEAHQLLSKYFTLEDPNALEPAERELYVETALDSGLVLRGYVDRLDVAPTGELRVVDYKTGRSPSEFFEAKALFQMKFYALVLWKLRGVVPAMLQLVYLGNGEIVRYVPDEADLRACERKVSALWTAITRALDSGDWRPSPGPLCDWCDHKAICPAWGGTPPPLPTRSVEEVAAESAGVDLVGVDG; from the coding sequence ATGAGCGTCGCACCAGCAGCCGATCCGCACCAGCACCCGCGTGGGGCGCTGTCCCCGTCCCGCGCCGCGGACTTCATGAGCTGCCCGCTCAAGTACCGGTTCCGCGTCGTGGACCGGCTACCGGAGAAACCGTCACCGGCCGCCGTCCGCGGGACGGTCGTGCATGCCGTGCTGGAGCGATTGTTCGACCTGCCGCGCGGTCAACGCACCCTCGAGCAGGCCGCCGAGATGCTCGAGCCGCAATGGCAGCGGGTGATCGAGGAGGAGCCCGAGATCGCCGAGTTGTTCGCGGACGACGCGAGTGGTGACGAGTTGGCGAAATGGCTGGCCGAGGCGCACCAACTGCTCAGCAAGTACTTCACTCTCGAAGACCCGAACGCGTTGGAGCCCGCCGAGCGGGAGCTGTATGTCGAGACAGCGCTCGACTCGGGTCTGGTCCTGCGTGGGTATGTCGATCGGCTCGATGTCGCGCCGACCGGGGAGCTCCGGGTGGTGGACTACAAGACCGGCCGCTCGCCGTCGGAGTTCTTCGAGGCGAAGGCACTGTTCCAGATGAAGTTCTACGCCTTGGTGCTGTGGAAGCTGCGCGGCGTCGTGCCGGCGATGCTCCAGCTCGTGTACTTGGGCAACGGCGAAATCGTCCGGTACGTACCCGATGAGGCCGATCTCCGCGCCTGCGAGCGCAAGGTGTCGGCGCTCTGGACCGCGATCACCCGTGCGCTCGACTCGGGCGACTGGCGACCGAGCCCGGGCCCGCTGTGCGACTGGTGCGACCACAAGGCGATCTGCCCGGCCTGGGGTGGCACGCCACCGCCGCTGCCGACCCGTTCGGTGGAGGAAGTCGCGGCCGAATCGGCCGGCGTCGACCTGGTCGGCGTCGACGGCTGA
- a CDS encoding site-2 protease family protein, whose translation MPESRDPQTPAQPAGPPPPGTWVLGRVRGIRLTMRFTWLPVAMLLALGFATIIGRQFPELGNWRYLAAFAFVVAFTLSILVHELAHALMAMKFGIGVSEINLGFFAAGTHIEGERKSPLEEFAVSVVGPIASLLVGGLAYFASRAFDEGVGYVALWELGVANLIVGVTNLLPGLPLDGGWVLRAIVWKFTGNMHTGTLVAAWAGRVLAISVLAAPVLLEEIWGRPASMIDFVIALLVGFFLWSGSTASLMQARLRRKLPALQVRTLARRAIAVHSGTPLSEAVRMASESHAGAVVVIDGDGKPHALVSETAVAAVAPNQRPWTSVSEVSTRIAAGHIIGVNDTGEEILANLRAQPASEYLVLDADGGVYGVLATADVEKAFRGR comes from the coding sequence ATGCCAGAATCGCGTGACCCTCAGACCCCAGCCCAGCCGGCCGGCCCGCCGCCGCCCGGTACCTGGGTGCTCGGCCGTGTCCGCGGCATCCGGCTGACGATGCGGTTCACCTGGCTGCCGGTGGCTATGCTGCTGGCGCTCGGCTTCGCGACCATCATCGGGCGGCAGTTCCCCGAGCTCGGCAACTGGCGGTACCTGGCCGCCTTCGCGTTCGTGGTCGCGTTCACGCTGTCGATCCTGGTGCACGAGCTCGCGCACGCGCTGATGGCGATGAAGTTCGGCATCGGCGTCTCCGAGATCAACCTCGGCTTCTTCGCGGCCGGTACGCACATCGAGGGGGAGCGGAAGTCCCCGCTCGAGGAGTTCGCGGTCTCTGTGGTCGGCCCGATCGCGTCGCTGCTCGTCGGCGGGCTCGCGTACTTCGCCTCCCGCGCCTTCGACGAGGGCGTCGGGTACGTGGCGCTCTGGGAGCTCGGCGTCGCCAACCTGATCGTCGGTGTCACCAACCTGTTGCCCGGTCTGCCGCTGGACGGCGGCTGGGTGCTGCGCGCGATCGTCTGGAAGTTCACCGGCAACATGCACACCGGCACCCTGGTCGCGGCCTGGGCCGGCCGGGTGCTGGCGATCTCGGTGCTGGCGGCGCCGGTGCTGCTGGAGGAGATCTGGGGCCGGCCGGCGTCGATGATCGACTTCGTGATCGCGTTACTCGTCGGCTTCTTCCTCTGGAGCGGCTCGACCGCTTCGCTCATGCAAGCGCGGCTGCGGCGAAAGCTGCCCGCGCTCCAGGTGCGTACGCTGGCCCGCCGCGCGATCGCCGTACACTCCGGGACCCCGCTGTCCGAGGCGGTCCGGATGGCGTCCGAGTCGCACGCCGGCGCGGTCGTGGTGATCGACGGCGACGGCAAGCCGCACGCGCTGGTGTCCGAAACCGCGGTCGCGGCGGTGGCACCGAACCAGCGGCCGTGGACCTCGGTCAGCGAGGTTTCCACCCGGATCGCCGCGGGCCACATCATCGGCGTGAACGACACCGGCGAGGAGATCCTGGCCAACCTCCGCGCCCAGCCCGCGTCGGAGTACCTGGTCCTGGACGCCGACGGCGGCGTCTACGGCGTCCTCGCCACCGCCGACGTGGAAAAGGCCTTCCGCGGCCGCTGA
- a CDS encoding alpha/beta fold hydrolase, with translation METGSVVSADGTEISYRRFGQGPAVVLVHGSMLAAQDLTELAEALAGDCTAYVPDRRGRGRSGPHGPRFGIDREVEDLQALLKGTGASRVFGLSSGALIALRTALRTPAVERIALYEPPLSVDGSVPVGWAPRYHREIAAGRTVSALVTALKGLRVDPVFAKVPRFALMPLLKLALRLQRPKGDDVPLAELVPTMAADLMLVAELADTTNDYAAVEAGVLLLAGGRSPAYFGPALDALTGALPRSSRQTFDKLDHSGPTNDGGPAQVARTLREFFA, from the coding sequence ATGGAAACAGGATCGGTGGTGTCTGCCGACGGCACCGAGATCAGCTATCGGCGGTTCGGGCAGGGGCCCGCGGTGGTCCTGGTGCACGGTTCGATGCTGGCGGCGCAGGACCTGACCGAGCTTGCCGAGGCGCTGGCCGGCGACTGCACCGCCTACGTACCCGACCGTCGCGGGCGCGGCCGCAGCGGTCCACACGGTCCGCGGTTCGGCATCGATCGCGAGGTCGAGGACCTGCAGGCGCTGCTGAAGGGGACCGGCGCGTCGCGGGTGTTCGGGCTGAGCTCCGGCGCGCTCATCGCACTGCGAACGGCACTACGGACGCCCGCCGTCGAACGCATCGCGCTCTACGAGCCGCCGCTGTCCGTCGACGGCTCGGTCCCGGTCGGCTGGGCGCCGCGTTACCACCGTGAGATCGCCGCCGGACGGACCGTCTCCGCGCTCGTCACCGCACTCAAGGGTTTGCGCGTGGATCCGGTCTTCGCCAAGGTTCCACGATTCGCGCTGATGCCGCTGCTCAAGCTCGCGCTGCGGTTGCAGCGGCCGAAGGGCGACGACGTCCCGCTCGCTGAGCTGGTCCCGACAATGGCCGCGGACCTGATGCTGGTGGCGGAACTGGCGGATACGACCAACGATTACGCCGCCGTCGAAGCCGGCGTCCTGCTGCTCGCCGGCGGCCGCAGCCCGGCCTACTTCGGGCCGGCACTCGACGCGCTGACCGGAGCGCTCCCGAGGTCCTCGCGGCAGACCTTCGACAAGCTCGACCACTCCGGCCCGACCAACGACGGCGGCCCGGCGCAGGTTGCCCGGACGCTACGGGAGTTCTTCGCCTGA
- a CDS encoding TetR/AcrR family transcriptional regulator, which produces MDKPPIWLRPERAARGPRPAHSRAEIAEAAVRVADTDGLEAVSMRRVAAELGTGTTSLYRYVDGKDELFDLMVDQAMGDRPLPVPTGDWRTDLRALADTQRARALRHPWLVRLPATRPVLGPNMLAWLEATYAAVDAPGLSADEVLAQASTLLTFVRGHVLEELAERESSQAMADWLAQQSRYGERVIRSGDYPHLSRMMIEAGTPHADDRFDRLYERSLGHVLAGLAAER; this is translated from the coding sequence ATGGACAAACCACCGATCTGGCTCCGCCCGGAGCGCGCCGCTCGCGGTCCCCGGCCGGCGCACAGCCGGGCCGAGATCGCCGAGGCCGCCGTCCGCGTGGCCGACACCGACGGGCTGGAGGCAGTGTCGATGCGGCGCGTGGCCGCCGAGCTCGGTACCGGCACGACCTCGCTGTACCGCTACGTCGACGGCAAGGACGAGCTGTTCGACCTGATGGTCGACCAGGCGATGGGCGACCGTCCGCTGCCGGTCCCGACCGGTGATTGGCGGACCGATCTGCGCGCCCTCGCCGACACCCAGCGGGCCCGCGCGTTGCGGCATCCATGGCTCGTCAGACTGCCGGCAACCAGGCCGGTCCTCGGTCCGAACATGCTGGCCTGGCTCGAGGCGACGTACGCCGCGGTCGACGCGCCCGGCCTGTCCGCGGACGAGGTGCTCGCGCAGGCGTCGACCTTGCTGACCTTCGTCCGCGGTCACGTCCTGGAGGAACTGGCCGAGCGCGAATCCAGCCAGGCGATGGCGGACTGGCTGGCCCAGCAGTCGCGGTACGGCGAGCGCGTGATCAGGAGCGGGGACTATCCGCACCTGAGCCGGATGATGATCGAGGCCGGGACGCCGCACGCCGACGACCGGTTCGACCGGCTGTACGAGCGGAGCCTCGGGCACGTGCTGGCAGGCCTCGCCGCGGAGCGCTGA
- a CDS encoding tRNA (adenine-N1)-methyltransferase, with product MADLRDFPDQAFSGVHHGPLQEGEWITLQDSKGRRHSVKLERGKIFHTTKGGIAHDELIDGPDAVVIRSKGNVEYLALRPLMADYSVSMPRGAAVIYPKDTAQIVTMADIFPGAKVVEAGAGSGALTTALLRAVGIHGQVISYERREDFAAVARKNVTDFFGAEHPAWRLEVGDLVELLTERDVDRVVLDMLAPWECVDVVAAALSPGGVFCAYVATTTQLSRFVETLRAHGEFTEPRAWESLVRDWHVEGLAVRPGHRMQGHTAFLVTARRMAHGVQAPRKKRRPAPGAYGDDYAGPRRAEPGPESPGDMPTATTESTTNP from the coding sequence ATGGCTGACTTGCGTGACTTTCCCGATCAGGCGTTCTCCGGGGTCCATCACGGACCGCTGCAGGAGGGTGAGTGGATCACCCTGCAGGACTCGAAGGGCCGCCGGCACTCGGTCAAGCTGGAGCGCGGGAAGATCTTCCACACCACCAAGGGCGGGATCGCGCACGACGAGCTGATCGACGGTCCGGACGCGGTGGTGATCCGCTCCAAGGGCAACGTCGAGTACCTGGCGCTGCGGCCGCTGATGGCCGACTACTCGGTCTCGATGCCGCGCGGCGCGGCGGTGATCTACCCGAAGGACACCGCCCAGATCGTCACCATGGCCGACATCTTCCCGGGCGCCAAGGTGGTCGAGGCCGGCGCCGGTTCGGGCGCGCTGACCACCGCGCTGCTGCGGGCGGTCGGGATTCACGGGCAGGTGATCTCGTACGAGCGGCGGGAGGACTTCGCCGCGGTCGCGCGGAAGAACGTGACCGACTTCTTCGGCGCCGAGCACCCGGCCTGGCGGCTCGAGGTCGGCGACCTGGTGGAGCTGTTGACGGAGCGGGACGTCGACCGGGTCGTACTGGACATGCTGGCGCCCTGGGAGTGCGTCGACGTGGTCGCGGCGGCGCTGTCGCCCGGCGGGGTGTTCTGCGCGTACGTGGCCACCACGACGCAGCTGAGCCGGTTCGTGGAGACGCTGCGGGCGCACGGTGAGTTCACCGAGCCGCGCGCGTGGGAGTCGCTCGTGCGAGACTGGCACGTGGAGGGGCTCGCCGTCCGTCCGGGGCACCGGATGCAGGGTCACACGGCCTTCCTGGTCACCGCACGGCGGATGGCGCACGGGGTGCAGGCACCTCGCAAGAAGCGCCGTCCGGCACCGGGCGCGTACGGCGACGACTACGCCGGCCCGCGGCGCGCCGAACCCGGCCCGGAATCGCCCGGCGACATGCCGACGGCAACCACCGAATCCACAACCAACCCATGA
- the arc gene encoding proteasome ATPase has product MIVAGDESPTAAELRNQVRYLEAEVAALRRRLLEHPADSRSLEGRLSETQASLASVTAQNERLADTLREAREKIIALKEEVDRLAQPPSGFGTFLGRNDDDTLDVFTGGRKLRVAASPSVDLEALQLGQELMLNEALNVVEACDFEVVGDVVMLKELLADGERALVIAQADEERVVRLATPLLDIPLRAGDSLLLEPRSGYVYEKIPKSEVEELILEEVPDIDYTHIGGLGGQIDQIRDAVELPYLHKELFLEHELKPPKGVLLYGPPGCGKTLIAKAVANSLAKKVAERTGAEGQKSFFLNIKGPELLNKYVGETERHIRLVFQRAREKASEGMPVIVFFDEMDSLFRTRGSGVSSDVENTIVPQLLSEIDGVEGLENVIVIGASNREDMIDPAILRPGRLDVKIKIERPDAEAARDIFSKYLTTGLPLHTDDLNEFSGDRQACVDGMIQRTVERMYTEADENRFLEVTYANGDKEVLYFKDFNSGAMIQNIVDRAKKMAIKAFLDENQKGLRVQHLLQACVDEFKENEDLPNTTNPDDWARISGKKGERIVYIRTLISGKQGTEPGRSIDTATNTGQYL; this is encoded by the coding sequence ATGATCGTGGCTGGAGACGAGAGTCCTACCGCGGCAGAACTGCGTAACCAGGTCCGGTACCTGGAGGCCGAAGTCGCGGCGTTGCGACGACGGCTGCTCGAGCACCCGGCGGACAGCCGGTCGCTCGAGGGCAGGCTGTCCGAAACCCAGGCCTCCTTGGCGAGTGTCACCGCTCAGAACGAGCGGCTGGCGGACACGCTGCGCGAGGCGCGAGAGAAGATCATCGCCCTGAAGGAGGAAGTCGACCGGCTGGCCCAACCGCCGTCCGGGTTCGGCACCTTCCTCGGACGCAACGATGACGACACGCTGGACGTGTTCACCGGCGGCCGGAAACTCCGGGTCGCGGCGAGTCCGTCGGTCGACCTGGAGGCGCTCCAGCTCGGCCAGGAACTGATGCTGAACGAAGCACTCAACGTGGTCGAGGCCTGCGACTTCGAGGTCGTCGGCGACGTGGTGATGCTGAAGGAGCTGCTCGCCGACGGTGAGCGGGCGCTGGTGATCGCGCAGGCGGACGAGGAACGGGTGGTCCGGCTGGCCACGCCGCTGCTCGACATCCCGCTGCGGGCCGGTGACTCGCTGCTGCTCGAGCCCCGCTCCGGGTATGTGTACGAGAAGATCCCGAAGTCCGAGGTCGAGGAGCTGATCCTCGAAGAGGTGCCGGACATCGACTACACCCACATCGGTGGTCTCGGTGGTCAGATCGACCAGATCCGGGACGCGGTCGAGCTGCCGTACCTGCACAAGGAGTTGTTCCTCGAGCACGAGCTGAAACCGCCGAAGGGCGTGCTGCTGTACGGCCCACCCGGCTGTGGCAAGACGCTGATCGCGAAGGCAGTGGCGAACTCGCTGGCCAAGAAGGTCGCCGAGCGGACCGGTGCCGAGGGCCAGAAGTCGTTCTTCCTGAACATCAAGGGCCCGGAGCTGCTGAACAAGTACGTCGGTGAGACCGAGCGGCACATCCGCCTGGTCTTCCAGCGGGCCCGTGAGAAGGCGTCCGAGGGGATGCCGGTGATCGTGTTCTTCGACGAGATGGACTCGCTGTTCCGGACCCGTGGCTCCGGCGTCTCGTCGGACGTCGAGAACACCATCGTCCCGCAGCTGCTGAGCGAGATCGACGGTGTCGAAGGCCTGGAGAACGTGATCGTGATCGGAGCCTCGAACCGTGAGGACATGATCGATCCGGCCATCCTGCGGCCCGGCCGGCTGGACGTGAAGATCAAGATCGAGCGCCCGGACGCGGAGGCGGCCCGGGACATCTTCTCCAAGTACCTGACCACCGGCCTGCCGCTGCACACCGACGACCTGAACGAGTTCAGCGGTGACCGGCAGGCCTGCGTGGACGGGATGATCCAGCGCACCGTCGAGCGGATGTACACCGAGGCCGACGAGAACCGGTTCCTGGAGGTCACCTACGCGAATGGCGACAAGGAGGTCCTGTACTTCAAGGACTTCAACTCGGGCGCGATGATCCAGAACATCGTCGACCGGGCGAAGAAGATGGCGATCAAGGCGTTCCTGGACGAGAACCAGAAGGGCCTGCGGGTGCAGCACCTGCTGCAGGCCTGCGTGGACGAGTTCAAGGAGAACGAGGACCTGCCGAACACCACCAACCCGGACGACTGGGCCCGGATCTCCGGCAAGAAGGGCGAGCGGATCGTGTACATCCGTACGCTCATCTCCGGCAAGCAGGGCACCGAGCCCGGCCGGTCGATCGACACGGCCACGAACACGGGTCAGTACCTGTAG
- a CDS encoding RNA polymerase sigma factor produces the protein MATGSADQELWERLRVGDHFALGELFDRYADDVRAFAFRRTASWSTADDVVQATFLSTWRRFQGNPPGPLTGATARGWLLVVAGNECRALARTANRLRGLIDRLPPPLPHVDHAPDVARRLDDERRMSVIRRAVAQLPRHERETLELVVWSGLTIVEAADALGVPAGTVKARLHRTRRRFPDLLSRVDLTEELT, from the coding sequence ATGGCTACGGGATCCGCCGACCAGGAGTTGTGGGAACGGTTGCGCGTCGGCGACCATTTCGCCCTCGGCGAGTTGTTCGACCGGTACGCCGACGACGTCCGGGCGTTCGCGTTCCGCCGGACCGCGTCCTGGAGTACGGCAGACGACGTCGTCCAGGCGACGTTCCTGAGCACCTGGCGGCGGTTCCAGGGCAATCCACCTGGCCCACTCACCGGCGCGACCGCCCGTGGCTGGTTGCTGGTCGTGGCCGGCAACGAGTGCCGGGCGCTGGCCCGGACCGCCAATCGGCTCCGCGGACTGATCGACCGGCTCCCGCCACCCCTCCCGCACGTCGACCACGCCCCGGACGTCGCCCGGCGCCTGGACGACGAGCGCCGGATGTCGGTGATCCGGCGGGCCGTCGCGCAACTCCCCCGGCACGAGCGCGAGACGCTCGAACTCGTTGTCTGGTCCGGACTCACCATCGTCGAGGCCGCCGATGCCCTCGGCGTACCGGCCGGGACCGTCAAGGCCCGCCTGCACCGCACCCGCCGCCGTTTCCCCGACCTGCTCAGCCGGGTCGACCTCACCGAGGAGCTGACATGA